In Lycium barbarum isolate Lr01 chromosome 9, ASM1917538v2, whole genome shotgun sequence, the DNA window CGAGGCAAAATTGCTGAGACCATGGAACAAAGAGCAGCAGAGGAGAAAGAGAAATGCACTGACTAAACCTAGGGTTAATAACGTTTAAAGTACTACACGTGGTTCTCTAAAGAGAAGTGTAATCCACGTTTCAAATAGGACAAAGTTTATAGGAGTAGTACAATTTATGATCCCTTTTGTACAATTCTTTGATGATGTATTTGTACACCTTCCCCGCTTAAATGTAACGCTactccataatgaatccactctTAGTAGCTAGAAGTTTCCATGTTGACTCATGATCAAATAGTATTGCTTCCAGAAAGTTTATTCATGATTTGGGAGTCCTATAGAGtcatgtgatgataatgatgttagtctcataacaatgttcggaggtgtaacgatcttacgtcactccgacaaacTCAGAATGTACTCTTACCAATACTTATGCATTTATATATACGTGTGATACTATGataatgatgcccacagaggcttggaCATGCGTTATATACGCACCACTGATGAGTTGGCTaggatgatgatgcccacagaggcctaAACAGGCGTtagatacgcatatatatatatatatatatatatatatatatatatatatctatgaaCGGGAGCTATATACGCATAAATTCAGTACTTATgaatatcatggccctcagaggtaattcagatgtacaggttgtaTCCTCTTACCCTATGTTGCTCTTATGTCTCCTTTATGTTACTTTCATACCTTACACActcggtactttattcgtactgaatccctttgcctggggacgctgtgtttcatgcccgcaggcctCACTATACAGGTTGACGGTCCTCCCAGTGGGTTATCAGCTCAGCAGAAGTGTTGTCGCACTCAACTTGCTCCGGAGTTGCCTTTTGGGTCAGTATGGATAGGTTCACATgtttatgggtatggcggggccctgtcccaacctcatgatgtttatgtactccttagaggcttgtagatagaaGTTATGTATATAGATGTTTTGTTCGAATGTTCATGTCGGCCTCGTAGGCcagtatacctcatgtatatcATGTTGGGGTCGTTTATTGTCGAGTATCCCTTATGTTTTATTCAAGTTGTCTCATAGCGGCCCTCCTGGCCCACTTATGCATGCTAGTAAGTTTATGGATGTATGCCATGGTGGTGCTCAGCAAGTAAGGCCCGGGTGCCGGTTGCGGctctccggtttgggtcgtgacagtcatgtcatatttttttaacaaaatataAAAGGAAAAAGGACAGAAATGGCCGACCGGGTGAAACAAATCCCACCCGATGGCCCAAGTTTCCCCAAACCCAATTTGTATCCCGCCCAGCccatttaccaaaaaaaaaaaaaaaaagaccttaaAGTAGTCACTAAAAGTTAGTTGCAAAAAAAAGGACTTATTGTGGTAACTTTAGTCGCCACTAAAGATcaaatatgtatagaaaatgtatcgaaaatgtatcattattgtatgaAATATGTAACCTTACCGTATatttatagaaaatgtatcatatgtTTTTATCATTGTTgtgtaatttgtgtataatacatgtatcatcaacgtatactcactaatcatacatatattatacattacTATGTACATTATACAGTGATTATACACTAATTattcacatattatacatgtttcaTACATAAGTTTAGAAAATGTATCGTTGTAGTATAATTTATGCATAAACTGTATcgttcttgtatataaagtgtatcaTACGTCTAGACAGTGTATCATACCTATACAATATATaaaatgtatcattattgtatagaaagtgtatataaactATATCATTTTTGTGTAGAATTTGTATATATAATTCTAGCATGTGTATacaaactgtatcattcttgtatagaaagtgtatcatacgtataaaaaatgtatcatacatatacagtagtgatacatattctatacaacattGATTATATCCCAAAATTGATTATATCCCAAAACATgtgtaatatgtgtataataaatgtataatcaacgtataattacaaattatacacatattatacatgttttggaatATTTCTTGAATGCTCAATCAAcgtataaatatacacatattatacatgttttgggatatttcttgAAAGCTCAATCACTGTATaagtatacacatattatacatattttgaaATATTTTTCGAAGGCTCAGTATGAATTTTGACCTTTCGTGGTGACTGTTTGATCTTTAGTTGCCACTAAAAAGTCTGATTTTTCTGTAGCAAGCCTTTAGTGGCGACTCTTTTTATCTTTACAAAAAgcctgatttaaaaaaaaaatgtgtttggCCTGCTGGGTTGGCTAGCGCGTGGGATTACTTTGTCCATTCACTTAATTAGTTAAACTGTACACTTTTCCGTATTCATTTATTTGATCCTCTTTTATTGGGCACATAATTTAACTATTTAAGAATGGGATAAATTGATTAGTTTTTAGGTGAAAAATTATTGCCACTCACAAAAtttcatttttaaaattaaatgtcTGAATATAACTTCAATTTTCtaatattttgttaattttaaCTTTGTATTTGTGTTGTTATTTAATAAGAGTATGAAAAAAGATGTGCACTGTGTATGGTACTTAAATGGCTGGTTGTTTTTCAAACACAATAAAAGAAAGTTGCGAAGGAGAACCTTTAGCTGTTATATTACTAACATTTTCTGGTATTGTTATCTGCACCAGGTACTGATAGTAAGGACTAAAATGCAAATCTAAAacttaataataataaagaataAAAGAACGGTAAAGGCAACATAAGAGAGAGAAAAAGTGTGTACTTATTAAATACTTTATCAGTTGAAAGGCAACACGTGGAGAGAAAAAAGGTAGGTGGCCTTTCAATACATGCCACGTAGCACGGAGAAAGAAGATAAAGCACAGGGTAATTCAGTCAAGTTACATAAAATTCTATACATCAGCTACAGTAGGCTTCTTTTCAACCAATCATATTATTTTGTTTTAGGTGCAATGACTAAATTGCCCTCCGTAATCCTAAGCAGACATGTTGACCTGCTGCTTGCTAACTTCTTTTTTCTACAATGTGTATCATGATGTATTGGATAAATTTAAGTTTTCTGCAATGTGTATCATGTGAAAATTATTGAAACCACGCTCTTGTATAACATTAGTGTAATATTTTATTGGATAATTTATTTAACTTTTCTGCAGTGTGTATCATGTGAAATTATTGAAACCATACCTACCGCAATAGCACCAACAATTCATTTTGTTTGTATATATAGATGGGTTGTATCTCTTCAATTTAGGACAAAAACCAATTATCACTGAAAAATTTGCAACCATGAAGATGCTCACGATGTTAATGGTGGCTGCAATTTTATTTTGCAGCCATCAACAAGGGGTTGTAGCGAGAGAAGTTGCTGTGACTGTGGACGATGACGGTAACGAGGTAGAAATACTTCCATGTTGGATTGTCCACTGGCCATGGTGCCCGTCCCCGCCCCCACCCCCTAAACCGACTTGCTCGGCAAGTGACCAAGATCAGGTGAAGAAGTGCATGTTCAATGTAACTTCAATTGACGCATGCTGCCCAACATTCAGGAGCATACTCGGTACCAGTTGCCCTTGCTATAAGTATGCTGAGGATTTAGATAATCAAGTCTTGATCACTCTTGAAGCTTATTGTGATGTCGATAGCCCTTGTAGGAACACGCAAGTAAGTTACAATTTTTACCTACCGAAGATTTTGACAGACTCGTTCAAGAATTTATTATCTACAATAATTTATATAAGGTGTCTTATTAATTTGAGTAGTCCCCTtatttaaaagatatatatgtTCTTGGAATAGTTGTTGTGTAATtcgaaaagaaaaaataataatttctaAAATGAAATATTTTGAAACAATTTTTTGAGCTGAAGTGACATATAAAAACGACCAGAAGGATGGCAACAAAAATATTGGGGTCCTTGGTATAGACTACTTAGGGCCACTTTGAAGACAAGATATTGTCCATTTTCTTCTCTATTAGAATTAACGAAATAGGTGTCAATACTAACCATTAATTAACTATGTATAAATTGAATGTTTGTTCTTGATCTATTTATTGCAAGTTTTAAATTCCAGATGTATATGTTTGAAAAATCTTTTTGTCAAATTATCTTTATATATTTCTCTTTCTGAGATtctaattaaaattatttttctgaTTAGTGAAGTAGTACTTTCGTTTGTGAATACAGTGGCTAATGATGTTTTTTCTGCTAATTAATAATTTCAGGTGATTAAGCTATCCAAGGAGGAGTAAAACTGATGTGTTTAATTGCTTAGTTCCAGATCTTGTATTATGCTATTAATTGCCCTTTCTAGGGGTAAAGTACTTGTAATGTTGTGTGTGTTTTTGTTGATTGTAATGTTGTGTTATTGCAATAAATTTGACATATCTGTCAAAGTCTTAGTATTAATACAAAAATATTATATTACTCATTAGTATCCTcaaattttcctttatttttttacGAGAATGATGTTTAGGTCAGCTTGCACATAATTTAGTCCTTTATTTGAATTAGGAGGAGAAAAATCAGTTCATACAAATATAATCAGCTTAATTTATTTAAGTTTGGACAAGCTAATGATACACTTATTTATTAACACAACTACTTTAACTCCCACTTTCAGTCAATCAAACCTATGTTATTTTATCTAATACTAGCAGGagatgcccgtgcgatgcacggggccACTCAGCAATTTGATCTTTGAGGTGTTAAAATATACGAAATCCACCACTTCTGTCAAACAAGGACCAAAGGATATACTTTTCCATATACCTTTCCTTCATAACAGGTCATATTCATCATCAAATTTATAATGCATAAATATCAactgttacaccccattttaacaGGGTTAATTTTAGAGtgcaacatattggtgattcctatttgttttatttaaggagtcgccacctaattaatttaacggtgaattaggacacctaaatgttaactaaggtaaagttaaaactaaacctccattaatagtctgcttaaccaatgtgattctaggtaagggctctatattatcctaaagggaaggggtcaAGCATCCTTTAGAATTcgctaactacggttgtccggccaaacttaggttaattaattcagaTTAAATATAATACTTAACTCTTAAgaaaaataggttgtaaatgttattgaggttttaaagggaaacataatgatgctatttaaactgacttgaagaaatgcatagtagtccacttaaaatAAACTTAGAAGTATTGTTAagcttaaaaataataattttattgtaaaaatgagactggcaaaatataatgatttgtatataaatagaaTGTTTTTAAGAGTAAACCTAGCCAATGTGGCATTATATCAGTATAATAATGTAAGAAATCTAGACTTGTTTTAAAAAATAGAATGCAAAGATGAtgaatttctttctcttttttactGATTTATTTAGTTATACTCGGCTAAAAAATAGACATGactgattcaaacttgaagagttatttataaaataatacttgagtttatacttgcgtattagtgacgtttttgaaacgtttatgatagaaacatgattccctttacttaaaatatatagtcatgccattttgcaatcAATTATCCCAAATAAAAAATGAAACATGAAAAAGAATGgtataacttatggaattaattgttaatcttccttaaactaactacccattactaaaactaaatctactaaatcattaggattcatctaagttaataaaataagataaggttagtcatacaaaaacaatcaaaatacgcaacaataaaataaagtagaggggAAGAAAGTTGAATGCATCTGGCCCATCTTCCCGGCCCAGCTGCTGCACACTATGCAtgttattgggctttggcccaataaattttatatattgaTATTGCAGATTGTCTTGATGGGAAATGATTCAAGatgatttcgttgggcttttagcccaacaacgCATGCAGGAGAAGAACAACAACGCATgcaggagaagaacgagtccctcggactcgtatgcgagtttcatgcaaaagataaaaggaaaaggattagtatacactCAACGAATATGGTAAAACATGTAAAAAATATAAGCTCAAAATAGATCAGTACATGATatataatttgtatattttaaatatatttcGTGTATACACAATTCACAGGGATGTATTAGATACATCAACATATACGAACTCAAATAAGCACAAAATCATCATGGCGTTTCACACAGATCTGCACCCCTTTTATATTAAGGTAACATGACTATGTACCCAAAAGTTAAGCCACTCTAATGAGGCAAATAACAAGCTCAGGCCTAAATAAAAAAGAAGATACATTTTCCAGTATAGTCATATGGTATTTCAAAGGTCAACCTTATATATAAGTCAGCAGGAAAGATTCAAATTTAGATCTTGCCATGATTTAACCAACCAAAATCTTAATATATTTACCGAAATCATTCCAACATACCGCCTCCATATAGTCCAATAGACTAAACCTTTCAGGACATTTTTTAGATCTTATTAAGACTATGTGAACCCTGTTTCAGACAACAATAAACTTCTGCCAACAACCGAACCAATAGCAATACTTCACAGGCCAAACAAAGACTCCAAGGGACCATACTTTCCTTCATGCATTGACTTAAATTTATGTGTACCATTTCTTGCATCAGCAAATGTGAGGTGCACTAAACAATGAAATACACCTTTTGAAAATAGAATAGGGTATTAAAGCCATGCTTTTCAAGAGGAGTTAAGGCATGTCATTACACACTATAACCAGGTTATAAGGAAGCTTAATAGGATTCCTAGTAGATGTTCATACTTCACACAGAGCATGTGAGTTCATAttaagtgtcacaccccattttaaccgggttgatttagggagtatgacgtattggtgattcctgtttatttgtgttaaggagtcgccacctaattaatttaacggtgaattaggacacctagaggttaactaaggcaaagttaaaactaaaccctaattaatagtctgcttaaccaatgtgattttaggtaagggctctatattatcctaaagggaaggggttaggcatcctttagaatccgttaacttacggttatccgaccaaacttaggttaattaattaagattaaatacggtgcttaaattttaagaaaatgacttATAATGCTGCTAATGTttcaaaaaggaaaatataagttgtttaaaataagacttatacatgttgctaaggctttaaataataaggctattaaaataaaattaatacttTGCATAAGAAATCTTAGAATATTATTTGAAATAAAGTTTACAAACGTTACTAATAGTTTAAATGAAAGCAGCACAACGAAAATGAAATTTACGAAATTACATATAAGTGGAAGAAGATGCAAGTTTATGcaatattttaataaatatttaaaacgaactaaacgatgaggtattaattgactttAAGTTTTAGAAGTGTGAACGAGATTATGCTCCGTTGACTGCCTTTCGAccaaaaatatgcataatttggaTAAAACCTTAAagattctacaaaatattctttagttcttATTTGCGTGCCAGTGGTGTTTTAAAATCCCCAAGATAATAAAATataattcctttaactcaaaatatgaatttcatgctattgaaaatcaattattctacaaagtatatattataaatactacAAATAGCTTTAGTATAAAGATAGAAAATGAAACTTACGGGAACTGATTATTAGTTTTGCTTGGATTAACTACCCGTTAttaaactaaaccccactaaatcTCCTATAATTCGTCTAAGCTAAGAGACCaataaaataaagtgttagtcaaaacaaCATAAGTTAAATGCGATAAAtgcagaataaaaataaaatagaagcccaagaaatataaataaatggGTTCCGCCCCATTTGGAGCTGCTTCGGTCCGCTTGCTGCTGTTGGGTCTCGGCCCAGCTGAAATCTTAGAAACTGCTGCGGATGCTGCTACTGttcctgtctattgggctttggcccagaatgtGTTTCTATTTTTTCGCTGCGGATAGATGGGCTGGACACAGGAAGAGTAATTCacattgggcttttagcccaaaccGAATGTTGGGGGGAAATGAGTCCCCCAGACTTGTAGCGACGATCATGcataaaacaagagaaaaagaagtaATATCTAATCGAGGGGTAAGGTCAAACACACAAAATGAGACTCAAAATAGATCAGCGGGTGAGTATATGCCGTGTATATCCAAAAATGAAATAGAGACACAGAGAAAGAGAATGGCTTAACGACCAAATAAATAAGGATACTAGGAAGGTAACTACAAAGAAATAATCAAACATGTTCAAATGTGTTTCTACACTTGCTGAACCAATCTATTATGAAATAAAGTGTGGCAAACCCAAATTCGACTAGCTGGGATGAGTAAGAGATGAAGGAAGAATGCCAAACATAGGCGTATGATTAAACAGGGAAACCAATTAGCCTTAGTTCAAACCAGTATATTCATTTTTCAATATCCAAACAAATGAGTGAACCAAACTGCCCCCAGATCTAATTCATTATTTAGTTGGAATCCTTCTGACAAAAAAAAAGATTTACCATAACAGGAGGGAAACGACTTGAATATGGAAAGGAACTTATACATGGTCATTAGCTAAAAATGGTAAATATACAGAATCAAAGTAATTTAGGCACCACACCACAATACAAGAAACCACTTATGATTGAAATCATGACTCAACTACTCGCATTTTAACGAGTCCTCCATTATTCCCTGCTGATTCAGACATTATATTTCACCAATTTCTCCTATCTTTCAAATGATGGCCATACAGATCAACCTTAACATGCTCATTTCAGATTCTTACAACATACCAAGTAAAAAAAAGCACTTAACTGATTTCATACAAACTCAGGAAGGTAACATCATGCATGAAAACCATAGCAAATAAGTTTCTTTCGAATCAGGGGAATGACCAGGTCATGGTAAGAAGACAAAACTCAACAAATTTGACACTTCCTTCTTTTAAATATAGAATCCAGACAAAAGGGACAGAACTGAGTTTAAATACTTGTATCCCTTTAAAGAAACATATTCTGAGATTTTCACATACTAAAACCAATAGTGAATTAACAACATAGATCACTGACACTGACTAGACTGAAATCATCCAAAACAAGACTTTAATAAACCTGAATGACCTAGACAGGTTCATGTTGATTCAAGTTGGACTCAATTGAACAAACATAAACAATTAGAAGACAACAAGTGGTTATACATGCTTAACTGATCATTAACCAAATTAATTAGGAATGAAAACCTAGAATGAACCTATAAATGCTTCTAGCATGATTCCCACATATAAACCAGATGCAACAGATTCACAATTCATACAGATTTTAAAATGAACATCTCCTAAAGGTATATACTCATATGATTCACAACAATGCTCATAAATGAGCTGAAACAGATTAGACTCAGCAGGATTAGTGACTGAACATCAATGAATGCAATGAAACAGAACACTTTCAAACAGGACAGATTCGTATAGATTCAGATTCCTAGGAAACAACACTTAAACAGGTTCTAATTTTCTAATAACTAATCATTCAGATTTATACAGCAGTACGCAACTTGAACAACTAGCATGATTAACTCACACATTTGAATTAGATTAGAACCAAACTGCCATACCTAACATGCGTAATTGTATAAATAGAATTTATTTAACAACTAAACCATCACAAATAGGAACTAAAACATAATCAACCAAACGAATCACATGAGTAGTTTAAAACACTCAAACCACTGCTGAAAATAATTTAAGGGAAGGAAATTTACctccttcgggtgcagcgaagtgggtgcgggtctTCGATTTACACTagaaacacttcaaattcgaggtTGCGAAACTCGGATTCGCGACAACCACAGAACAGACGAAAAAAATTGTTTGAGTATTTTGATTCGATATTTTTGTGATATTGTGATAGCTAAACAAAAAATGTTTTGCAGGGGGTTTCTTGAATCGAAAAAAAAACAGTTATTGGGGAATTTTCTGAATCAAAGGTCCTATTCTTTTGGGGGTTTCACCAATCAAGCTCCCAAAAAAATCCCCCCCTTTCTAATGGATGATGAAAACACATTTATAGACTGATTTTTGGTTCGAGTTTCAGAGGAGAGGGAACAAAGGAGAGTGGAGCGCAGAGGCGTGGGTGGAAATGTCAGAAAGCGTGAGATGGAGCGAAGGGAGTGGGGTGTCAGACGAAGGTGGGTGGAGACAAGATGAAGTGGCGAGGACAGCGGCGTGGGTGGTGTCAGAGGTATAGTGGGAGTGGCGTCAGACGCGTGGTGTAGTGGAGTGATGGGTGTGGAGGTGTGAAGGTgacgatggggaggtggagaTGTGAAGGTGACGATGGGCGTCAGGTGAGGGAGATGGGCGGCGCTAGGGTTAGGGGTAAAGGGAGAGGGAAAGAGATGGAGACGAGGAGGTGACGATGAAGAGGGAGGCGGAGGAAGGTGGGGTGCGGCGAAGGGTTTTTGGAGAAATGAAGGGGAACCCCTTTAGGGTTcccttattttcttgaaaatgggtcggaccagtccgtaaatggactgggtcaatttttagactgggtattaaaagaatagacTAATAAATtcaaacatggactggtctaaaaattgagtaaaaaatatggtctagtccaaaaaatattaggagttaatcggactttgatttggggtccggtaagtcaaaatacggaccgagtggaagaaatagtttggcttctaaatttgaataagagacctatttaaataacttgtgttaaaatattgttcgacataaaatatgcaatcattaatgctcagataaaaaatggcgttgtaatagccgtgcaataatatttcaaaaatccacagtaagataaatactattatttaattatgcaaagataaatgcgacgtgtgtgcgtaagctggtaaaagtACTGGaatgataaaaaattgtgaataataataataataattataatagtaataataataataataataaaatacggtaaataataataattgatagaataatacaatggcggtattgataagaggctaataattatagtaaacataatatatatattttttatttttcccgaaaatattagaagcttaaaaataggtattttggcagagagacgggacaaaattgggtgtcaacaacttgtccctctttgcccggtaatgatgaaaagagttgttgggcaaagacgttgactcagtagcctattttgtcccggctaaaggaaacttgagatttttgaaaaTTGGATTGCTGGAATGCgaaagaatacttgtgattagagacgagtgttcgaggtagatctttgacccgtgtcgggaagttttattatccttcccgacaaattgctccagttcgctgccgaagaaaaagttccacgatttgatgtgtgatgccaacttcgatattgttcaaaagccaccagctaaaaacaattgttagcaataaagaaatatatgtaaataagacagggttggagaagttacacttgcagcccctgtttcgaaagttgaatccacattcggaggtggatgccggaactgaaatataagat includes these proteins:
- the LOC132610196 gene encoding uncharacterized protein LOC132610196 encodes the protein MKMLTMLMVAAILFCSHQQGVVAREVAVTVDDDGNEVEILPCWIVHWPWCPSPPPPPKPTCSASDQDQVKKCMFNVTSIDACCPTFRSILGTSCPCYKYAEDLDNQVLITLEAYCDVDSPCRNTQVIKLSKEE